The following coding sequences are from one Candidatus Aquicultor sp. window:
- the yvcK gene encoding uridine diphosphate-N-acetylglucosamine-binding protein YvcK — protein MSGIKVVAIGGGTGLPVALRSIKHYTNNITAIVSVADDGGSSGRLRREMGILPPGDIRNCLIALAQDEYMASLFKYRFKQGDGIEGHNLGNLIIAALADIHGEFDRGVDAAAVLLGVQGRVLPSTTGKVTLHADTFDGQPISGQVKIAQTTQPLKEVRLDPADAQAYPDAVTAIHEADQIIIGPGSVFTSILPNLIVPGIGKALAESKAIKIYACNVMTQPGETDLFTACDHIDAIVDHGSLRWIDIAVVNSAVIPEDKLIDYAEERRYPVSVNCEKIQTLGVSIVMADVIDENKPSCHDAGKLAAILRELV, from the coding sequence ATGTCGGGGATTAAGGTTGTAGCAATCGGTGGGGGCACCGGGCTGCCGGTAGCGCTTCGCAGCATAAAACACTATACGAATAATATAACGGCGATTGTAAGTGTTGCCGATGATGGCGGAAGCTCAGGAAGACTTCGCCGTGAGATGGGCATTCTACCGCCCGGCGATATTCGCAACTGCCTGATTGCTCTCGCACAAGACGAGTATATGGCTTCGCTGTTTAAATACCGGTTCAAACAAGGGGACGGAATCGAAGGGCATAATCTCGGCAACTTGATTATCGCCGCGCTTGCCGATATCCACGGCGAGTTCGACCGGGGTGTCGATGCAGCCGCCGTGCTGCTTGGCGTACAAGGAAGGGTGCTTCCGTCGACGACAGGCAAAGTAACGCTGCATGCCGACACGTTTGACGGTCAGCCGATTTCCGGCCAAGTAAAAATCGCACAGACAACACAACCGCTTAAAGAGGTACGCCTCGATCCCGCAGACGCCCAGGCTTACCCGGATGCGGTAACGGCAATTCATGAAGCCGATCAGATCATCATCGGCCCCGGTAGTGTGTTCACCAGCATCCTACCGAATTTGATCGTGCCCGGTATCGGTAAAGCCCTCGCCGAGTCGAAGGCGATTAAAATCTATGCGTGCAATGTGATGACGCAACCCGGCGAGACCGACTTGTTTACCGCCTGCGATCACATCGATGCAATTGTCGATCACGGTTCGCTTCGCTGGATAGATATCGCTGTTGTAAATTCCGCGGTGATACCGGAAGATAAGCTTATCGATTATGCCGAAGAGCGCAGGTATCCGGTATCGGTTAATTGTGAGAAAATCCAGACGCTCGGCGTAAGCATCGTGATGGCTGATGTTATTGATGAGAACAAGCCGTCATGCCATGATGCCGGCAAACTCGCTGCAATCTTACGAGAGCTTGTGTAG
- the whiA gene encoding DNA-binding protein WhiA: MSFSAEVKSELAKLTPKNACCQRAETSAIIHMDGSLHILGSERFSLDISTENAAVARLLYKYLTDTFGLHVESIVRRSVLHKVNNYLIHVPHQEMIGQALNELGILDDHMVVTTGIMHRLVRKDCCALAYLRGAFLGGGFISNPKGDYHFELTTDNAEFAADLQALVNRFELHSKISDRKKNFAVYMKDSEEILRFLALIGAYNALFKWEDERIIKEVRSQVNRLVNCDTANVNKVVNAAGEQIEDITLIDSRLGLEKLPPSLQEFAKVRVEYPYVSLRELGELFDPPLSKSAVYHRARRISSLAKSLHQVSR, encoded by the coding sequence TTGTCGTTTTCAGCTGAAGTAAAGAGCGAGCTCGCGAAGCTTACGCCTAAAAACGCATGCTGTCAGCGGGCCGAGACGTCGGCCATTATCCACATGGACGGCAGCTTGCATATTCTCGGCAGCGAGCGCTTTTCACTCGATATATCAACAGAGAACGCTGCGGTTGCACGGCTTTTATATAAATATCTTACCGATACGTTCGGTCTTCACGTTGAATCGATCGTTCGAAGATCGGTACTCCACAAAGTAAACAATTACCTCATTCATGTACCGCACCAGGAGATGATCGGACAAGCGCTGAATGAACTCGGTATTCTAGACGATCACATGGTGGTTACTACCGGCATTATGCACCGGCTGGTGCGCAAAGACTGCTGCGCGCTCGCATATTTGCGGGGCGCCTTTTTAGGCGGCGGGTTTATAAGCAATCCAAAAGGCGATTACCACTTCGAACTCACTACGGACAACGCCGAGTTTGCAGCCGATCTTCAAGCGCTGGTAAACAGGTTTGAGTTGCACTCAAAAATCAGCGATCGCAAAAAGAATTTTGCAGTATATATGAAAGACAGCGAAGAAATACTCCGATTTCTCGCGCTTATCGGTGCGTATAACGCCCTCTTTAAATGGGAGGACGAGCGCATCATAAAAGAAGTCCGCAGTCAAGTCAACCGTCTTGTCAACTGCGATACGGCTAATGTGAACAAAGTCGTTAACGCTGCGGGCGAGCAAATTGAAGACATAACTCTTATCGATTCAAGGCTAGGGCTTGAAAAATTACCGCCTAGTTTGCAGGAATTCGCAAAGGTACGTGTCGAATACCCATATGTTAGCCTGAGAGAGCTTGGAGAACTTTTCGACCCACCTCTAAGCAAATCAGCCGTCTATCACCGGGCCAGACGCATATCCAGTTTGGCGAAAAGCCTACACCAAGTTTCGCGTTAA